The DNA window ATTTTGACCATGCCGGGGGCGCCACCTGCTTCCGAAACGACCGGTTGGAGCTGACCTTCCCCTCGGCCAGGCATTACATTCAGAAGCTTCAATGGGAGCGAGCCCTGAAGCCGTCCGAGAAGGACCGGGGCAGCTATATGCCGATGGATATCGAGCCGTTCCACGACCACCCACAACTCACGATCCTGGACGGCCCCCGCGAGCTGTTCCCCGGGCTCCACCTCCTGATCTCCAATGGACACACTCCGGGCTTGCAGATGGTCAAGATTCAAGACGGCGACACCACGCTTTTCTATTGCGGCGACATGATGCCCACCGCCTCTCACCTTCCGCTGCCCTACCTGATGGGGTACGACCTCTATCCCATGACGACCATCGAGGAGAAGCGGCACTATCTGCAGCAGGCATGTGAGGGAAACTGGATCATCGCACTGGAACACGACCCGGTGGAGCAGGCCATTCGCATTCAGCCAGGCAGGAAATACTTCGAGGTTTGCGAGTCGGTGGAATTGTGATGGGATGGCGGCGCCGATGGTGCCAGCCTATGCCTGCTAATTCCAGTCATCCTGCTCCAAACGATAGACCACCTTGGCCCGATGATTGCTGGCCACCGGCTTGCCGTCCTGGTAGGCCGGAGCAAAGTCCCACCAGTATTTCACCTCATAGAGCGCCCGTTCGGTGAGCCCGAACTCCAAATTGGACTCGGGAGTGGCTTCAACCACCTCGCCGTTGGGATCCAGCTTCAAGGCGATGCTCAGGCTGGCGGTCTTCTTTTTCCTCCTGGCCTTTTGGGTACGCCTGGGAAACGTGCTCAACAGGGTTACGGGTCCTCGGGTTCCGTTGCTGACAAACGGGGCCGCCACCCGCCGGCAACGTACCCTGGAACCATAAAAGTTCTTGCCGAAGAGCACACCCAACTGGAATCTCTTGAGGCGATCACTGCTGACCCCGATGTTGACCTTGTTGAAATTCTCCAGAAAATTCCTGTAGTCCTCACCGCCGACCGGCTGCAACCGATAGGCCAACCTTCCCAACAGAAATACGACCTTGCGCACTTTCTCCGGAAAGTCGAAATTGTACCCGAGCTCGAATCTGCGCCGCGTGCGCTGGCGGACGCAAGCCCGGGGATTGCCCTCCAGCTTGGACTTGCGGCCATCGTAGAGAAAGGAGTCGAACCGCAAGGGTTGCCCTTCCGCCGTTCGCATGAATATCCGCTCCACCGTGAGGCAGCGGCGATTCTCCCCCAGGTTGATCACTTCGATGAAGGCTTCCCGGTCAGGGGTCAGTTCAAACGCGAAGAGAATGGTGGAATCCAGGTAGGCGTGATGGACACTGGCCTCCGGCAGAAAATCCGGAGTTGCCCGGACCGTGGATCCCCCCAGCAGCGCCGCGCCCACGGCCAGCAAAGGAATGCGCCAAAGAGATTTCATGGATAAAACCGCCAATTAAAGCACATCGGCAAAGGATCGCTTGACGTAGCGAAACACCAAACCGCCGCACACGAAGGTAACCAGAGCCATCCCATAGAGGGGAATCATCCCCTGCCAGGACGGCATCTCGGCAAACAGCAACATCTTGCGATAAGCAATCACGACTTCGGCCAATGGATTGAAGCGCATGGCCAGGATCAGCTTGTCGCTGACGCTG is part of the Acidobacteriota bacterium genome and encodes:
- a CDS encoding MBL fold metallo-hydrolase, which encodes MKIGPYRIVSLETGRFGLDGGAMFGVVPKTLWSRTNPSDERNRIPLAMRALLILDEERKILVDVGCGHKFSDKLKEIYRLDHSRYTLPGSLAANGIEPEDITDVILTHFHFDHAGGATCFRNDRLELTFPSARHYIQKLQWERALKPSEKDRGSYMPMDIEPFHDHPQLTILDGPRELFPGLHLLISNGHTPGLQMVKIQDGDTTLFYCGDMMPTASHLPLPYLMGYDLYPMTTIEEKRHYLQQACEGNWIIALEHDPVEQAIRIQPGRKYFEVCESVEL
- a CDS encoding energy transducer TonB; amino-acid sequence: MKSLWRIPLLAVGAALLGGSTVRATPDFLPEASVHHAYLDSTILFAFELTPDREAFIEVINLGENRRCLTVERIFMRTAEGQPLRFDSFLYDGRKSKLEGNPRACVRQRTRRRFELGYNFDFPEKVRKVVFLLGRLAYRLQPVGGEDYRNFLENFNKVNIGVSSDRLKRFQLGVLFGKNFYGSRVRCRRVAAPFVSNGTRGPVTLLSTFPRRTQKARRKKKTASLSIALKLDPNGEVVEATPESNLEFGLTERALYEVKYWWDFAPAYQDGKPVASNHRAKVVYRLEQDDWN